A region of Selenomonadales bacterium 4137-cl DNA encodes the following proteins:
- a CDS encoding cupin domain-containing protein: MKLSEDSHTIIRAGSQPSLKAPDAYFTGNVRIDPLFEANESAQYSAAYVTFEPEARTAWHTHPTGQRLIITAGVGWIQDEGGPIVEIRPGDAVWWPAGVKHWHGASPTTAMTHIALTGMLEGKNVEWLEKVTDEQYRK, translated from the coding sequence ATGAAACTGTCCGAAGACTCGCACACAATTATTCGGGCCGGCTCGCAGCCTTCCCTCAAGGCCCCGGACGCTTATTTCACCGGCAATGTACGCATCGACCCGCTTTTCGAAGCAAACGAATCCGCACAATACTCGGCTGCCTACGTCACCTTCGAGCCGGAAGCAAGAACCGCCTGGCACACCCACCCCACGGGTCAGCGCCTGATAATTACCGCCGGCGTAGGCTGGATACAGGACGAAGGCGGCCCGATTGTGGAAATTCGGCCCGGCGATGCGGTCTGGTGGCCGGCCGGCGTAAAGCATTGGCACGGAGCCTCACCAACCACGGCAATGACCCACATTGCCCTCACGGGAATGCTTGAAGGCAAAAACGTCGAATGGCTGGAGAAAGTTACCGATGAGCAATACCGCAAGTGA
- a CDS encoding AIDA repeat-containing protein — protein sequence MKCKSAKKKISKKQALSIALAAINGINTMAPVALPAAAACQDLFKERYCAFDRYLSAINGAGNMVDRLFFKTAYAADNEVIGPADTQNITSGQVSTGTKISGVQNVYSGGTAVSSTVNYYGQQHVYNGGTADSTFIKSRGWQYVLSGGTANITSVIVGGMQYVSAGGTAMSTYINGADAHQFVYGNATSGSIANGGVQHVSSGGTATAFNINNGGIQSVEGGSVSGGFVDYNGIQNVSAGNVVGTSVGYYGVQNVSGGNVSGTVVSVGGVQNVNGGNVSGTTVYNIGIQNITAGNVSGSVISYGATQNVRGGNVSGTIVDGGVANISSGGATAGTIVSNGGHQLVYGLASGTTLSGATETVASGGTASGTMISNAGLQNVIKDGTAYGTQILSGGTQRVSGAASGTTVFSGGVQNVSSGGIATAASLSGGVQNVLSSGSAADTYVYSGGVQNVSSGGTATAASLSGGVQNVLSSGSAANTYVYSGGVQNVSGGGTAISASLSGGEQNVLSGGSAADTYVYSGGVQSVSGSGSASATNVYSGGTQGVLSGGLATGAYVLSGGVLALAAGGTATGATLSAGYVLQADTSASLEAGSVTIVNGTATGVTLNSGGALTVLAGHRANATTVNSGGVQTVSGTASGTMVSKGGVQNVASGGVATGTYISSGGVQNVSSGGTAAASTVSAGGSQNLSGYASGTSLYGVENVSGGGVASATTVNAGGAQDIHSGGVASGSVVNAGGSQNVSGGGTASGTTVNAGGVQDIYSGGTAVAATVSSGGVQNVSSGGTAVAATVSAGGSQNLSGYASGANLYGVQSVVSGGVASATTVNAGGAQDIYSGGVASGSVVSAGGSQNVSGGGAASGTIVSSGGVQDIYSGGTAVAATVSSGGVQNVASGGTVVAATVSAGGSQNLSGYASGTNLYGVQSVASGGVASATTVNAGGAQDIHSGGVASGSVVNAGGSQNVSGGGAASGTIVSSGGAQNIYSGGTAVAATVSAGGVQDIYSGGVASGSVVSAGGSQNVSGGGTASGTIVSSGGAQNILSGGETVAATVSSGGVQNVASGGTAVAATVSAGGSQNLSGYASGTNLYGVQSVASGGVASGSVVSAGGSQNVSGGGAASGTIVSSGGAQNILGGGAAVAATVSSGGVQSVASGGVASATTVNAGGVQNVSSGGVASGSVVSAGGSQNVSGGGTASGTIVSSGGAQNVLSGGAAITATVANGGIQTVYEGGMTADTTVLAGGVQNVSSGGVTSATNLFADGTQTVSAGGTAMNTLVSSGGVQNVSSGGMALNTSVTNGGVQRVYNGGSADATHVFAGGTQAIASGGQVIDAVIDSGGVQALFSGGSTISATVSNGGTQAVLEGGRADNTAVVSGGNQIIASGGTASGTVVSSGGSQTVTSSGTAIAATLSSGGVQNVSSGGIASATVVSSGGAQNVLAGGTAIAAAVSSGGTQTVYEGGVTSATTVLTSGMENVASGGAASGTVVSSGGQQNVFASGTAVAAVVSSGGTQTVVSGGATSNTTVLASGAQNVSSGGIASATVVSSGGAQNVLAGGTAIAAAVSSGGTQTVYEGGVTSATTVLTSGMENVASGGAASGTVVSSGGQQNVFASGTAVAAVVSSGGTQTVVSGGATSNTTVLASGAQNVSSGGIASATVVSSGGAQNVLAGGTAIAAAVSSGGTQTVYEGGVTSATTVLTSGMENVASGGAASGTVVSSGGQQNVFASGTAVAAVVSSGGTQTVVSGGATSNTTVLASGAQNVSSGGIASATVVSSGGAQNVLAGGTAIAAAVSSGGTQTVYEGGVTSATTVLASGIQNVSSSGMASGTVVSSGGQQNVFASGIAIAASVASGGTQTVSAGGVASSTTVRASGIQNVASGGVASSTVVSAGGAQNVLSNGAAIAASVASGGMQTVSAGGVASNTAVYSGGSQTVSGGGTATGTVIAGGTQTVYGMADNTSITNDGTQNLAAGGTATNTTIFACIQNVSSGALSSATVINSGGTQTVLSSGTAVSTTVNGGGSQYVYSGGSASATVVAGGIEYVYSGGTTADTTVTSGSLSLEAGAVVAGTTALSGGTIALIGDGSYTIPALAASGGTVKLANGSTVGRSLTIANLAGAANFSINTNLAAGTADTITVNAATGSTGNTLQVAYDPGYITGASVTGTATFATVASGVTFAAKASDYGAYSFTPTISSDAGGTTWTVTGLTVNGASETVKTAADMAAGSVLLWRTENNNLMKRLGELRNASGEAGMWTRVYRGSQEYISDGRTAGQQYTALQGGYDRRFVGNGGVAYAGWALGYRDGSSDFVRGGGSASSVSAAAYYSWLGEKGHYFDAIAKVGRLTNSYSSYLNDAANTKVDGGYNTWGGSLSGEYGWRKQLAANWYLEPQAELMHSLVNGGVYVTNDGTRIRNNAVNSLIGRLGLAVGRKIGKTNYYGKVSWVREFTARTSITAASGSLTPVTREQSLKESWLEYALGLTTKLDKKVDGYLELTRTTGNIAKTPWQFNIGVRWNF from the coding sequence ATGAAATGTAAGTCTGCAAAAAAGAAGATATCGAAAAAACAAGCCCTGTCGATAGCTTTGGCGGCAATTAACGGGATCAACACCATGGCGCCTGTGGCGTTGCCGGCGGCGGCAGCCTGTCAGGACCTGTTCAAAGAACGGTATTGTGCGTTTGACCGTTATTTATCCGCTATTAACGGAGCCGGCAACATGGTTGACCGGCTTTTTTTCAAGACGGCTTATGCCGCCGACAATGAAGTCATCGGGCCGGCAGATACGCAAAATATCACCTCCGGTCAAGTAAGCACCGGAACTAAAATCAGCGGAGTACAGAACGTGTACAGCGGCGGCACCGCTGTTTCAAGCACAGTAAACTACTATGGGCAGCAGCATGTGTATAATGGCGGCACCGCCGATTCAACGTTTATAAAAAGCCGTGGATGGCAGTACGTGTTAAGTGGAGGCACTGCGAACATCACCAGCGTTATAGTGGGTGGTATGCAGTACGTATCAGCCGGCGGTACTGCTATGTCAACCTATATCAACGGCGCCGACGCACATCAGTTTGTTTACGGCAATGCGACGTCAGGCAGTATCGCTAACGGCGGCGTGCAGCATGTGTCTAGCGGCGGCACCGCGACTGCCTTCAATATTAACAACGGCGGCATTCAAAGTGTTGAAGGCGGCAGTGTATCGGGAGGCTTTGTAGATTATAACGGAATTCAGAATGTTAGTGCCGGCAATGTAGTGGGAACCTCGGTAGGTTATTATGGCGTACAGAATGTTAGCGGCGGCAATGTGTCGGGGACTGTGGTAAGTGTTGGCGGCGTGCAGAATGTTAACGGCGGCAACGTGTCGGGAACGACGGTTTATAATATAGGCATCCAGAATATTACTGCCGGCAATGTGTCGGGGAGCGTTATAAGCTATGGCGCGACGCAGAATGTAAGAGGCGGAAATGTGTCGGGGACAATCGTCGACGGAGGCGTGGCGAATATATCCAGCGGCGGCGCAACAGCGGGGACAATAGTCAGCAACGGTGGCCACCAACTGGTATACGGTCTGGCGTCAGGAACAACGCTTTCCGGCGCTACGGAAACCGTAGCCAGCGGTGGTACCGCTTCGGGAACAATGATCAGTAACGCCGGTTTGCAGAATGTGATTAAAGACGGCACGGCGTATGGCACGCAAATATTGTCCGGCGGCACGCAGCGAGTGTCTGGCGCGGCTTCGGGAACTACGGTCTTCAGCGGCGGCGTGCAAAACGTATCGAGCGGGGGAATAGCAACCGCGGCCAGCCTGTCGGGCGGAGTGCAGAATGTCCTCAGCAGCGGCTCGGCTGCCGATACCTATGTTTATAGCGGCGGCGTGCAAAACGTATCGAGCGGGGGAACAGCAACCGCGGCCAGCCTGTCGGGTGGAGTGCAGAATGTCCTCAGCAGCGGCTCGGCTGCCAATACTTATGTGTATAGCGGCGGCGTGCAAAACGTATCCGGCGGGGGAACGGCAATCTCGGCCAGCCTGTCGGGCGGCGAGCAAAATGTGCTCAGCGGCGGCTCGGCTGCCGATACCTATGTTTATAGCGGCGGCGTGCAGAGTGTATCCGGCAGCGGTAGCGCGTCAGCAACTAACGTTTACAGTGGCGGCACGCAAGGTGTTTTGTCCGGCGGCCTGGCGACAGGCGCATACGTGCTATCTGGCGGCGTGCTTGCGCTGGCGGCTGGCGGAACGGCCACCGGCGCAACGCTGTCCGCGGGCTATGTATTGCAGGCCGACACCAGCGCCAGCCTGGAAGCCGGCAGCGTGACCATCGTCAATGGGACGGCTACCGGCGTTACACTGAACAGCGGCGGAGCGCTGACAGTGCTGGCCGGCCACCGGGCGAACGCGACGACGGTGAACAGCGGCGGCGTGCAGACGGTGTCAGGCACGGCTTCCGGGACGATGGTTTCCAAGGGCGGAGTGCAGAACGTAGCGAGCGGGGGCGTGGCTACTGGTACATACATTTCCAGCGGCGGCGTGCAGAATGTGTCCAGCGGCGGCACGGCTGCTGCGTCGACCGTGTCGGCGGGCGGCAGCCAGAATCTATCCGGCTATGCGTCGGGTACGAGTCTGTACGGTGTGGAGAACGTGTCCGGTGGCGGCGTGGCATCCGCCACTACCGTAAACGCCGGCGGCGCGCAGGATATCCATAGCGGCGGCGTGGCATCGGGCAGCGTCGTCAATGCCGGCGGCAGCCAGAACGTTTCCGGCGGGGGGACGGCATCGGGTACTACCGTAAACGCCGGCGGAGTGCAGGATATCTATAGCGGCGGCACAGCCGTAGCGGCGACGGTGTCGTCCGGCGGCGTGCAGAATGTATCCAGTGGTGGCACGGCTGTTGCGGCGACCGTGTCGGCGGGCGGCAGCCAGAATCTGTCCGGCTATGCGTCGGGTGCGAACCTGTACGGCGTCCAGAGCGTGGTGAGCGGCGGTGTGGCATCCGCCACTACTGTAAACGCCGGCGGTGCGCAGGATATCTATAGCGGCGGCGTGGCATCGGGCAGCGTCGTCAGCGCCGGCGGCAGCCAGAACGTTTCCGGCGGGGGGGCGGCTTCGGGTACTATCGTATCCTCCGGCGGAGTGCAGGATATCTATAGCGGCGGCACAGCCGTAGCGGCGACGGTGTCGTCCGGCGGCGTGCAGAATGTGGCGAGCGGCGGCACGGTTGTTGCGGCGACCGTGTCGGCGGGCGGCAGCCAGAATCTGTCCGGCTATGCGTCGGGGACGAACCTGTACGGCGTCCAGAGCGTGGCGAGCGGCGGTGTGGCATCCGCCACTACCGTAAACGCCGGCGGCGCGCAGGATATCCATAGCGGCGGCGTGGCATCGGGCAGCGTCGTCAATGCCGGCGGCAGCCAGAACGTTTCCGGCGGGGGGGCGGCATCGGGTACTATCGTATCCTCCGGCGGCGCGCAGAATATCTATAGCGGCGGCACGGCTGTTGCGGCGACCGTGTCGGCGGGCGGCGTGCAGGATATCTATAGCGGCGGCGTGGCATCGGGCAGCGTTGTCAGCGCCGGCGGCAGTCAGAACGTTTCCGGCGGGGGGACGGCATCGGGTACTATCGTATCCTCCGGCGGAGCGCAGAATATTTTGAGCGGCGGCGAGACCGTAGCGGCGACGGTGTCGTCCGGCGGCGTGCAGAATGTGGCGAGCGGCGGCACGGCTGTTGCAGCGACCGTGTCGGCGGGCGGCAGCCAGAATCTGTCCGGCTATGCGTCGGGGACGAACCTGTACGGCGTCCAGAGCGTGGCGAGCGGCGGCGTGGCATCGGGCAGCGTCGTCAGCGCCGGCGGCAGCCAGAACGTTTCCGGCGGGGGGGCGGCTTCGGGTACTATCGTATCCTCCGGCGGAGCGCAGAATATTTTGGGCGGCGGCGCGGCCGTAGCGGCGACGGTGTCGTCTGGCGGCGTCCAGAGCGTGGCGAGCGGCGGTGTGGCATCCGCCACTACCGTAAACGCCGGCGGCGTGCAGAATGTATCCAGCGGCGGCGTGGCATCGGGCAGCGTCGTCAGCGCCGGCGGTAGCCAGAACGTTTCCGGCGGGGGGACGGCATCGGGTACTATCGTATCCTCCGGCGGAGCGCAGAATGTTTTGAGCGGCGGCGCGGCCATAACGGCGACTGTAGCAAACGGCGGCATCCAGACGGTGTATGAAGGCGGCATGACGGCGGATACAACAGTGCTTGCCGGCGGCGTGCAGAATGTATCCAGCGGCGGCGTGACCTCAGCTACCAACCTGTTTGCCGACGGCACGCAGACGGTGTCGGCCGGAGGCACGGCCATGAATACCCTGGTGTCGTCGGGGGGCGTCCAGAACGTTTCGAGCGGCGGTATGGCGTTAAATACCTCGGTTACCAATGGCGGTGTGCAGAGGGTTTACAACGGTGGCTCGGCCGACGCTACTCACGTTTTTGCCGGCGGGACCCAGGCCATTGCTTCCGGTGGGCAGGTGATCGACGCAGTTATCGACAGCGGCGGCGTGCAGGCTTTGTTCAGCGGCGGCTCGACTATCTCGGCAACGGTCTCGAACGGCGGCACGCAAGCAGTGCTTGAGGGCGGCAGAGCCGACAATACCGCGGTCGTCTCCGGCGGCAACCAGATTATCGCCTCCGGCGGCACGGCCTCAGGCACCGTCGTTTCTTCCGGCGGCAGTCAGACGGTGACCAGCAGCGGCACGGCCATAGCGGCGACCCTATCGTCCGGCGGCGTCCAGAACGTGTCCAGCGGCGGCATAGCCTCAGCCACCGTCGTATCCTCTGGCGGTGCGCAAAATGTACTCGCCGGCGGCACGGCTATCGCGGCGGCTGTTTCCTCCGGCGGTACCCAGACGGTGTATGAAGGCGGCGTGACTTCGGCTACAACGGTGCTCACCAGTGGCATGGAGAATGTGGCCAGCGGCGGCGCGGCTTCGGGCACAGTTGTATCCTCCGGTGGCCAGCAGAACGTTTTCGCCAGCGGCACGGCCGTCGCGGCGGTTGTATCGAGCGGCGGAACGCAGACAGTGGTCAGCGGCGGTGCGACGTCGAATACAACGGTACTGGCCAGCGGGGCGCAGAACGTGTCCAGCGGCGGCATAGCCTCAGCCACCGTCGTATCCTCTGGCGGTGCGCAAAATGTACTCGCCGGCGGCACGGCTATCGCGGCGGCTGTTTCCTCCGGCGGTACCCAGACGGTGTATGAAGGCGGCGTGACTTCGGCTACAACGGTGCTCACCAGTGGCATGGAGAATGTGGCCAGCGGCGGCGCGGCTTCGGGCACAGTTGTATCCTCCGGTGGCCAGCAGAACGTTTTCGCCAGCGGCACGGCCGTCGCGGCGGTTGTATCGAGCGGCGGAACGCAGACAGTGGTCAGCGGCGGTGCGACGTCGAATACAACGGTACTGGCCAGCGGGGCGCAGAACGTGTCCAGCGGCGGCATAGCCTCAGCCACCGTCGTATCCTCTGGCGGTGCGCAAAATGTACTCGCCGGCGGCACGGCTATCGCGGCGGCTGTTTCCTCCGGCGGTACCCAGACGGTGTATGAAGGCGGCGTGACTTCGGCTACAACGGTGCTCACCAGTGGCATGGAGAATGTGGCCAGCGGCGGCGCGGCTTCGGGCACAGTTGTATCCTCCGGTGGCCAGCAGAACGTTTTCGCCAGCGGCACGGCCGTCGCGGCGGTTGTATCGAGCGGCGGAACGCAGACAGTGGTCAGCGGCGGTGCGACGTCGAATACAACGGTACTGGCCAGCGGGGCGCAGAACGTGTCCAGCGGCGGCATAGCCTCAGCCACCGTCGTATCCTCTGGCGGTGCGCAAAATGTACTCGCCGGCGGCACGGCTATCGCGGCGGCTGTTTCCTCCGGCGGTACCCAGACGGTGTATGAAGGCGGCGTGACTTCGGCTACAACGGTGTTGGCCAGTGGCATACAGAACGTGTCCAGCAGCGGCATGGCTTCGGGCACAGTTGTATCCTCCGGCGGCCAGCAGAACGTTTTCGCCAGCGGCATCGCCATCGCGGCGAGCGTAGCGAGCGGCGGAACGCAGACGGTGTCGGCCGGCGGTGTTGCGTCGAGTACCACGGTGCGTGCCAGCGGCATACAGAACGTAGCCAGCGGCGGCGTGGCCTCGAGTACTGTTGTCTCCGCTGGCGGGGCGCAGAATGTTTTGAGTAACGGCGCCGCCATCGCGGCGAGCGTAGCGAGCGGCGGAATGCAGACGGTATCGGCCGGCGGTGTGGCTTCGAATACCGCGGTGTATTCCGGCGGCAGTCAGACGGTATCCGGCGGCGGCACGGCCACCGGCACGGTTATCGCCGGCGGCACCCAGACGGTGTACGGCATGGCCGACAACACCTCGATTACGAACGACGGCACCCAGAATCTTGCTGCCGGCGGCACGGCCACGAACACCACCATCTTCGCCTGCATCCAAAACGTGTCGAGCGGCGCCTTGTCCTCGGCCACCGTCATAAACTCCGGCGGCACCCAGACCGTTCTTTCCAGCGGCACCGCCGTGTCCACTACGGTGAACGGCGGCGGCAGCCAGTACGTGTATAGCGGCGGCAGCGCCTCGGCCACCGTCGTCGCCGGCGGCATAGAGTACGTGTATAGCGGCGGCACCACCGCCGACACCACGGTGACAAGCGGCAGCCTGAGCCTCGAAGCCGGCGCCGTTGTTGCCGGCACCACCGCCCTGAGCGGCGGCACGATAGCTCTCATTGGCGACGGCAGCTACACCATCCCCGCCCTTGCGGCCAGCGGCGGCACGGTGAAGCTGGCCAATGGCTCCACCGTCGGCCGCAGTCTGACCATCGCCAATCTCGCTGGCGCGGCCAACTTCAGCATCAACACCAACCTGGCCGCCGGCACGGCTGATACCATTACCGTTAACGCCGCCACCGGCTCGACCGGCAATACCCTGCAGGTGGCCTACGATCCGGGCTATATAACCGGGGCCAGCGTCACCGGGACGGCCACCTTCGCCACCGTGGCCAGCGGCGTCACTTTCGCGGCGAAGGCCAGCGACTACGGCGCCTATAGCTTTACGCCGACTATCTCCAGCGATGCGGGTGGCACCACCTGGACGGTCACCGGCCTCACAGTCAATGGCGCGAGCGAGACGGTCAAGACAGCCGCTGATATGGCTGCCGGCAGTGTACTGTTGTGGCGGACCGAGAACAACAACCTCATGAAGCGCCTGGGCGAACTCAGGAATGCCAGTGGCGAGGCCGGCATGTGGACAAGAGTCTACCGCGGCAGCCAGGAGTACATCAGCGACGGCCGCACCGCCGGGCAGCAGTACACGGCTTTGCAGGGCGGCTATGACAGGAGGTTTGTGGGAAACGGCGGCGTGGCCTACGCCGGGTGGGCCCTGGGCTACCGTGACGGTAGCAGCGACTTTGTCCGGGGCGGCGGCAGCGCCAGCAGCGTATCGGCGGCGGCCTACTACAGTTGGCTGGGGGAAAAGGGCCATTACTTCGATGCCATCGCCAAAGTCGGGCGGCTGACAAATAGCTACTCCAGTTACTTGAACGATGCCGCCAACACCAAGGTGGATGGCGGCTACAACACCTGGGGCGGTAGCCTGTCGGGCGAGTACGGCTGGCGGAAGCAGCTTGCCGCCAACTGGTACCTGGAGCCGCAGGCTGAACTGATGCACAGTCTGGTGAACGGCGGTGTCTATGTGACGAACGACGGCACGAGAATCCGTAATAACGCCGTGAATTCCCTGATCGGCCGCCTTGGCCTGGCCGTGGGCCGCAAGATAGGTAAAACCAATTACTACGGAAAGGTGTCCTGGGTGCGGGAGTTTACGGCCAGGACGTCGATCACGGCGGCCAGCGGCAGCCTGACGCCGGTGACCAGGGAACAGTCCCTGAAGGAAAGCTGGCTGGAATACGCCCTGGGGCTGACGACCAAGCTTGATAAGAAGGTCGACGGCTACCTGGAGTTAACCCGCACGACAGGCAACATAGCCAAGACGCCTTGGCAGTTTAACATCGGCGTCAGATGGAACTTCTAA
- a CDS encoding cyclophilin-like fold protein, which produces MSVQVKLLSILLVLTAVFGLAACGGSPKQPSADTAKPSGEGKATAAAGLSGIKIRVTVDGDVLTATLIDNATTRSLIDMFPLTVRMADLYSREMCYHFPDPLPADEAQRSGYEVGDLSYWTPGRSLVIFYKQNGEVISNLQKIGHFDSSVGMFEKTGDVDVRFELMDK; this is translated from the coding sequence ATGAGCGTGCAAGTAAAACTTCTGTCGATATTACTCGTACTTACCGCGGTGTTCGGGCTTGCTGCCTGTGGTGGCAGTCCGAAGCAACCATCGGCAGACACAGCCAAACCGTCCGGTGAAGGTAAGGCAACCGCCGCGGCCGGTTTATCCGGAATAAAGATAAGGGTTACGGTTGACGGGGATGTACTAACAGCAACATTGATAGATAATGCAACTACTCGCAGCCTTATTGACATGTTCCCCTTGACTGTGCGGATGGCGGACCTCTATTCCCGAGAGATGTGCTACCACTTTCCCGACCCGCTGCCTGCCGATGAGGCACAGCGAAGCGGCTACGAAGTAGGCGATTTGAGTTATTGGACGCCCGGCCGCAGTCTGGTGATTTTCTACAAGCAGAACGGAGAAGTAATCAGCAATTTGCAGAAGATAGGTCACTTCGATTCCAGCGTGGGAATGTTCGAAAAGACCGGCGATGTGGATGTCAGGTTTGAATTGATGGATAAGTAG
- a CDS encoding DUF362 domain-containing protein — protein MSSKVYFVNLRARTNQSNKISKIRNLFEQAGFGDLIQPDDLTAIKLHFGERGSDGFISPVFVRQVVDKVKEKGAKPFLTDTNTLYSGSRHNAVDHILTALEHGFDYTVTGAPLIIADGLRSANITEVPINKKHFSKVKLAKDIVSADSVIVLSHFKGHEMAGFGGAIKNLAMGGAPAVGKKEQHATKFFVDHAKCVGCGKCSVVCPEKAVAVNEKKATIASAKCIGCGECLTVCPVKAIGMDWETDLADMLERMTEYGYGFAKTHESRIGYINFLVNITPDCDCVPWSDAPIVPDIGFLASTDPVAIDQASYDLVNTQFGFSASLLSCNHEAGADKFQGLRSHVDGTVQLRHGEEIGMGSRDYELIPL, from the coding sequence ATGTCCAGCAAAGTGTATTTTGTAAATCTGCGAGCAAGAACAAATCAGAGCAACAAAATAAGTAAAATAAGAAACCTATTTGAACAGGCCGGTTTCGGCGACCTTATTCAACCCGATGACCTTACTGCCATAAAGCTGCACTTCGGCGAGCGCGGCAGTGACGGCTTCATTAGCCCCGTCTTCGTCCGTCAGGTGGTTGACAAGGTTAAAGAGAAAGGTGCTAAACCTTTTCTGACCGATACCAACACCCTCTATTCGGGCAGCAGGCATAACGCGGTTGACCATATCCTGACCGCCCTGGAGCACGGCTTCGACTATACGGTTACCGGGGCGCCGCTCATCATAGCCGACGGTCTGCGCAGCGCAAACATTACCGAAGTACCTATTAACAAAAAACACTTCAGCAAAGTCAAACTGGCTAAAGACATCGTCAGCGCCGACAGCGTAATTGTCTTATCCCACTTCAAGGGCCACGAGATGGCCGGCTTCGGCGGGGCCATAAAAAACCTCGCCATGGGCGGAGCGCCGGCGGTTGGCAAAAAGGAGCAGCATGCCACCAAGTTTTTCGTCGACCACGCTAAATGCGTCGGCTGTGGAAAGTGCAGTGTAGTGTGCCCGGAAAAGGCGGTCGCCGTGAACGAAAAGAAGGCCACCATCGCTTCGGCTAAATGCATCGGCTGCGGCGAGTGCTTGACCGTCTGCCCGGTCAAGGCCATCGGCATGGACTGGGAAACCGACCTGGCGGATATGCTGGAGCGGATGACCGAATACGGCTACGGCTTTGCCAAAACCCACGAAAGCCGCATCGGTTATATCAACTTCCTCGTGAACATCACGCCTGATTGCGATTGCGTGCCGTGGAGCGATGCACCCATTGTCCCTGATATCGGTTTCCTAGCCTCCACCGACCCTGTCGCTATCGACCAGGCAAGCTATGATTTGGTGAATACGCAGTTTGGCTTTTCAGCCTCTCTTCTTTCCTGCAATCACGAGGCCGGCGCGGATAAATTCCAGGGGCTGCGTTCCCATGTAGACGGCACCGTGCAACTACGCCACGGGGAAGAAATCGGCATGGGCAGCCGCGATTATGAACTCATCCCCCTGTAG
- a CDS encoding flavodoxin: MAKRILVAVFSKSGNTRRIADHIHESVGGTIFEIQSEVPYPNDYNAIVEQAKKEIRAGHKPALKTKVDNIEAYDTVFVGSPNWWSTIAPPVATFLSEYDLLGKTVVPFCTHGGGGAGRIFTDIAALCPQATVLNGLEVYGDGGGNAKATISQWLHKIGVGKVI, translated from the coding sequence ATGGCTAAACGAATCCTCGTCGCGGTATTTTCGAAGTCCGGAAACACGCGAAGAATCGCTGATCATATTCACGAAAGTGTCGGCGGAACTATTTTCGAGATACAGTCGGAAGTGCCGTATCCAAATGACTATAATGCGATTGTGGAGCAGGCAAAGAAGGAAATACGGGCCGGTCACAAGCCGGCCCTCAAAACGAAAGTTGATAATATCGAAGCCTACGATACCGTATTCGTCGGCTCGCCAAATTGGTGGAGTACGATAGCCCCCCCTGTTGCCACTTTTTTGTCCGAGTACGACTTGCTAGGAAAAACCGTCGTGCCGTTTTGTACTCACGGCGGCGGCGGGGCGGGCCGTATTTTCACAGATATCGCTGCGTTATGCCCGCAGGCGACCGTTTTAAACGGCCTCGAAGTGTACGGCGATGGCGGAGGAAATGCGAAAGCCACGATATCTCAGTGGTTACACAAGATAGGTGTGGGTAAGGTTATATAG
- a CDS encoding MerR family transcriptional regulator, protein MTISEVSEKFDIPQDTLRYYERIGLIPRVNRNKSGVRVFTETDCNWVEFIKCMRGAGLPIEVLIEYVALFQQGDETLQARKDLFVEQRRLLLKRMEDMQKTLERLDYKIAVFEDKIVEAERTLGRPKN, encoded by the coding sequence ATGACGATTTCAGAAGTGAGCGAGAAATTTGACATTCCCCAAGACACGCTCCGCTACTATGAACGCATTGGACTGATTCCCCGTGTTAACCGCAATAAAAGCGGAGTCAGAGTTTTTACGGAAACAGATTGTAATTGGGTCGAATTTATCAAATGTATGCGAGGGGCCGGTCTTCCCATAGAAGTATTGATTGAGTATGTTGCGCTGTTCCAGCAGGGCGATGAAACGCTTCAAGCAAGAAAAGATCTCTTTGTCGAGCAACGGAGGTTGCTGCTTAAGAGAATGGAAGACATGCAGAAAACGTTGGAACGCCTGGATTATAAAATAGCCGTTTTTGAAGACAAAATTGTCGAAGCAGAAAGAACACTTGGAAGGCCGAAGAATTAG